A region of Vanessa tameamea isolate UH-Manoa-2023 chromosome 21, ilVanTame1 primary haplotype, whole genome shotgun sequence DNA encodes the following proteins:
- the LOC135193909 gene encoding uncharacterized protein LOC135193909, producing MFYNPNLMNNNTLGIVWCYANRQRVVNDNATLPKICSTIEKWVNHDGTQRGRLSLRTSTLLLNGTARLYKEELDKLYTDCIQLDKRILYRRSLNTSVTDDNHSSSPEREHSRNTTNNNKRRRNTKRHRRSKNNSQRSPAGDRRISEGSIRDVKSFETNSTNSDLHDVSLPKTSDAEVQTTKSYIANMKEQYRSTRNDVNFNANLPMGLIMVYDGISRLPSKIICANINKDVQLL from the exons atgttttacaatccGAATTTGATGAATAACAATACATTAGGAATTGTTTGGTGTTACGCAAATCGACAGAGAGTTGTTAATGATAACGCTACATTGCCGAAAATATG ttCTACTATAGAGAAATGGGTTAATCACGACGGTACTCAACGAGGACGACTGTCCCTCCGGACCTCCACGCTGCTACTCAACGGCACAGCACGTTTATATAAGGAAGAACTCGACAAGTTATACacag ATTGTATTCAACTGGACAAAAGGATCCTGTATCGTCGCTCGCTAAACACGTCTGTCACAGATGATAATCACTCATCTTCGCCAGAGAGAGAACATTCCAGAA ATACCACGAACAATAACAAACGACGCAGAAATACAAAACGTCACAGAAGATCTAAAAACAATTCACAGAGATCGCCAGCTGGGGATCGTCGGATATCTGAAGGTTCAATACGGGACGTTAAAAGCTTTGAAACGAATTCTACGAATTCTGAC CTGCATGACGTGTCCTTGCCGAAAACGTCAGACGCAGAAGTCCAAACGACGAAATCGTACATAGCCAATATGAAGGAACAGTATAGGTCGACTCGTAATGACGTAAATTTTAACGCAAACTTACCCATGGGCCTTATAATGGTGTACGATGGTATATCCCGCCTACCGAGCAAAATAATATGTGCCAATATTAATAAAGACgttcaattactttaa